The candidate division KSB1 bacterium genome segment ATGACTTTGATGCAGCCGTCCTGTTTTTCCGCGAAGATCTGGTAAGCCTGCGCGCCCTGTGCGAGCGGCAGGCGATGGGAGATGAGGCGGGCCAGTTCATGCTTTCTTTGTTGCAGGAGGGACAGCAGGCGGCCGGCATAATAGCGCGCGGAACAGCGGCCGGTGCGGTAGGTCAGGTTTTTGTCGTAGGCTTCCGCGGGTGTGAACGCGAATTGTGCTTCGTGGTGCACGCCGGCGGCCGCAATGATGCCTCCCGGCCGCACCAGGGCCATGGCCAGGCGCAGCGCGGATTCATTCCCGACAATTTCCAGGACGGCATCGGCGCCGCGGCCCTCGGTCACCGCGCGCACAATGTCCACGGGATTTTCCTGATGGAAATTCACCGGGATGGCACCGAAGTCTTGCGCCAGCGCCAGCCGCTCGGGAATGGCGTCAATCGCATAGATGCGTTCTGCGCCCAGGTGGCGCGCGGCGAGGATCGCCATCAAGCCCACCGGTCCGCAGCCGATCACCGCACAGGTTGCCCGGGGATCGAGCTGCGCCATCTCCGCGCAAAAGTATCCGGTTGAAAAGGCGTCGCCCAGCAACAAGGCTTCTTCGGGCAGGGCTTCCGCCGGCATTTTCAGCAAAGTCGCATCGGCAAGCGGCACCCGCACGAACTCCGCCTGGCCGCCCTGCAATCCCGCACCGTTCTGCACCCACCCAAAGAGCTGTCCGTGCGGGCAGCGCGCCGTCAAACCGCGATGGCAGTAAAAGCACTTCCCGCAGTTCGTCGTAAAGGGCGCCAACACGCGATCGCCGCGCTTGAATTTTTCCACCTCTCGTCCGACCTCGGCTATTTCCCCGACGAATTCATGCCCCATCACCGTGCCGGGGTCCAGGCCCTTCTCGCGTCCGTGATAGATGTGCAGGTCCGAGCCGCAGAGGCCGGCGAGATGCACTTTGACGATGACATCGGTGGGTGCCTGCAGTGCGGGATCGGGAAGCGATTCGCAACGGATGTCTTCTCTGCCGTGAAAAGTGAGGGCGCGCATGGGAGGATTCCGGTGCACAGTGTGATACGCAGGGTGAAAGGGCGAAGTCCGACTTGGGCAGCAGATTTTGCGATTTGAAAACCCGCCGCGCCCAAGTCGGACTTCACTCATCTCCTTTCGACCTCATTCCGGCGGTGAGAAGGGCATGGGCTCACGAAAGACCGGCAGCTCGGTGCGCAGTTCCTCCAGCAGCCGCAGGGCTTCGACAATGGCACGCTCCAGTTGCGGATCCTCACCGCGCAGATGGGCATTGGGATCGCAATCGACCTCGATGTCGGGATCGACGCCGTAATTTTCAATTTGCGCGCCGGCGGCGATCGACCAGAAGAGATTTTGCGGTTGTGTCGGGCGGCCGCCATCGGCGAGTGTGAACCGTTTGTCGATGCCAATCACTCCCCCCCAGGTGCGCTTGCCGATCAGCGGCCCGATCTTCAGCAGCTTGAAGGCATGGCAGAAGATGTCGCCGTCCGAGCCGGCATGCTCGTTGGTGAGCGCGATGATCGGGCCGCGGATGGCATGGCGGGGGTAGGTGGAGGGCTTGCCCCAGCGCCGCACCAGGTAGGCGAGAGGCCGGCGCTGCAATTTTTCCAGCAGTATTTGTGAAATATTGCCGCCGCTGTTGTAGCGCACATCGATGATGAGGCCATCCTTGCCGGCCTGTGCCAGGAAATAACGGTGAAATTCGATCAAGCCCATGGTGTTCATATCCGGCACATGCAGGTAGCCGATGCGGCCGGCGGTGGCTTCGGCCACGCGCGTGGCATTGCGCTCCACCCATTCGCGATAGCGCGGCCAGAAATCGGAATAGAGCGTGCGCACCACCACCTTGCGCGGCTTGCTGCCGGGCCGGGCGGATTGCACCGTGAGCGTGACCTCCTGGCCGGCTTGATTGGCCAGGAGCTGGCCGGGAGTGACGGTGGCGCGCAGCGGGACCCCGCCGATTTCGAGCAGATAGTCGCCTTCTTCCAGGTTGAGGCCGGCGGCGCATAGAGGGGAAAAATTGTCCTTCAGCCACGGGTCGCCGCGATAAATTTTGGAGAGGCGGTATTGCTGGCGTTCCGTGTCGAACTCGAGGTCTGCGCCCAGATGCCCGATGGAATAGTACGGCGGCTGGCGGTAATCGCCGCCGCTTTCATAGGCGTGTGAAGTACCCAGCTCGCCCTGCATTTCCCAGATCAAATCGGAAAATTCGGCGCGGCTGGCGAGACGATCAATCAGCGGGTAATAGCGCTCATACACCTTGCTCCAGTCCACGCCCGACATGTTTTCATTCCAGAAAAACTCACGCTGCAGCCGCCAGGCCTCGCGAAACATCTGGCGCCATTCGGCACGCGGCTCGACCGAGAGTTTGACCCGGTTGAGATCGAGCCAGCCGTTTTTGCGAGCCGGCGAGGCATCGCTGTTTTCCGTCGGCTTTTCGCCGGCTTTGAGCACACGCAACCGGCGGTTGCTGCGATAGGCCAGGGTCTTGCCGTTGTTGGCGACTTGCAGGCTGCCGTTTTGCACGTCGCTGACCAGGGTTTCCAGTTTGTGCGTGGTGAAATCATAGCACCACAGCGTGCCCTTCTCGTCATCCTCATTGAGCGCGGAAAAATCACCGAGATCGGCCCGGCCGCGCACATTGTAGGAAGTGAACACCACCTTGTCGCGGATGCCCAGCACCTGGCCGTAAATGCCCTCTTTCACCGGAAACTCGACGATGCGGCGGGCGAGCCCGTCGAGATCGATCACCAGCGGGGCTTTCTCCTCGCCTTTTTTCTCCGCCGTGTCCGCCGTGCTTTGGGCGCCGTTGGCCGGCAGCTTGGGTGCGCTTTCCTCGCCGGGTGCCGCGGGAGTGGGAATGAAGGGGCTGGCCAGCTCGCGGCGCAGCGTGAGCAGATAGGGCTTGGTGGCGGCGGGAAAGCCCACGGCAAACTGCACGGCATCATCAACCGGATTCAACACCCGCATCGAAAGAAAATAAAGGTAACGGCCATCCGGATCGAAGCTGGGCGCAAAATCAAACAGGATGGGCGCGGTGGCCTGATGCACCGTGCCGCTGCGCAGTTCGCACAGAAAAATCGCCCGCTGGTTTTCGTTGAGCTGCTTGGAATAGGCGAGCCACTGGCCGTCGGGCGAGAAGGTTGGCTCTTGAATTTCGCCGAAGGGGTTGTCGTCCAGGCGCCGGCTGTCACCACTCTCCAAATCGACCAGCCAGAGATCGAGGCGGCTGGTGGTGAGTGCCGCCTGCGCGGCGGTGGGGGAGGTTTGCAGCGATT includes the following:
- a CDS encoding PDZ domain-containing protein; the protein is MAETRQGYYHHPTVQGDHVVFICEDDLWSVPLAGGIARRLTSNLGIVSFPRLSPDGRWLAFCGREEGQPDVYVMPAEGGEMRRLTFLGDVKKIVAWTADSQAVLFLSRHQCRVVLDDPIVYRVSLAGEYPRCFLPCPTLNLALEPGGPGVVLGRNNEDNARWKRYRGGTTGEIWIDREGRGHFEKLPLPAGNPNAPMWIGGRIYFTSDHDGIGNLYSCRLNGTDMRRETEHREFFVRHPASDGRTIVYQCGADLYAFDVASRQSRRIAIAWHSPMVQTQRKFVTAARYLEHYHLHPRGHSVALTARGKLFSMPNWEGAPLQYGRHDGARHRLARWLHDGQRLAAITDQEEGEEKIVVFAGEPLQEPERLFPAPPGRVQSLQTSPTAAQAALTTSRLDLWLVDLESGDSRRLDDNPFGEIQEPTFSPDGQWLAYSKQLNENQRAIFLCELRSGTVHQATAPILFDFAPSFDPDGRYLYFLSMRVLNPVDDAVQFAVGFPAATKPYLLTLRRELASPFIPTPAAPGEESAPKLPANGAQSTADTAEKKGEEKAPLVIDLDGLARRIVEFPVKEGIYGQVLGIRDKVVFTSYNVRGRADLGDFSALNEDDEKGTLWCYDFTTHKLETLVSDVQNGSLQVANNGKTLAYRSNRRLRVLKAGEKPTENSDASPARKNGWLDLNRVKLSVEPRAEWRQMFREAWRLQREFFWNENMSGVDWSKVYERYYPLIDRLASRAEFSDLIWEMQGELGTSHAYESGGDYRQPPYYSIGHLGADLEFDTERQQYRLSKIYRGDPWLKDNFSPLCAAGLNLEEGDYLLEIGGVPLRATVTPGQLLANQAGQEVTLTVQSARPGSKPRKVVVRTLYSDFWPRYREWVERNATRVAEATAGRIGYLHVPDMNTMGLIEFHRYFLAQAGKDGLIIDVRYNSGGNISQILLEKLQRRPLAYLVRRWGKPSTYPRHAIRGPIIALTNEHAGSDGDIFCHAFKLLKIGPLIGKRTWGGVIGIDKRFTLADGGRPTQPQNLFWSIAAGAQIENYGVDPDIEVDCDPNAHLRGEDPQLERAIVEALRLLEELRTELPVFREPMPFSPPE
- a CDS encoding alcohol dehydrogenase family protein, encoding MRALTFHGREDIRCESLPDPALQAPTDVIVKVHLAGLCGSDLHIYHGREKGLDPGTVMGHEFVGEIAEVGREVEKFKRGDRVLAPFTTNCGKCFYCHRGLTARCPHGQLFGWVQNGAGLQGGQAEFVRVPLADATLLKMPAEALPEEALLLGDAFSTGYFCAEMAQLDPRATCAVIGCGPVGLMAILAARHLGAERIYAIDAIPERLALAQDFGAIPVNFHQENPVDIVRAVTEGRGADAVLEIVGNESALRLAMALVRPGGIIAAAGVHHEAQFAFTPAEAYDKNLTYRTGRCSARYYAGRLLSLLQQRKHELARLISHRLPLAQGAQAYQIFAEKQDGCIKVILQP